CGTCGGCGGCATCGAATGCGAGATCATAGCCGGCGGCGATCGCAAGCGGCGCCAGATCGGCAGTGACGCGGCGGCCGAGGCCGACCAGATCGATTGTGGTGAAGGGATTGCGGTGCTGGTCGAGCCGCTGGATGTCGAGCAGCTGCTCGGCGAGGGTGGCGAGCCGTGCGGCGTCCTCGGCAAGCCGCGTCTTGTCCGCGCTCGGTGGCAGCGATTCCAGCCGCGTGGTCAGGATCGCGATCGGCGTGCGCAACTCATGGGCCGCATCGGCAATGAAGCGCTGATGCCGCACATAGCCATCGTCGAGCCGCTTCAGCGCGTCGTTGACGGCGGTCACGAGCGGGGTCACTTCAGCGGGCACACCCTGGGTCGGCAATCGCGTGCCGCGCTTGTGGATGTCGATCTGGCGGGCCTTGCTCGCCGCCGCGTCAAGGCCCGCCAGCGCCCGCCGCACCACGATGGGCGTGGCGAGGAAGGTGGCAAGCGTCATCAGGGCAAGGCTCGGCAGCGCGAAGCTGACGAAAGCGATCGAGGTCGCGAGCAGGGCCTTGGTGAACGACATCGGGCCCTGCGTCGCGGTCAGGATCAGCACGGTGCCCGCGGCGGTGGACACGCGTTTCATCCGCGCGGCCGGCTTGCGCGGATCGTCGTCGAACATCTGCCAGCCGAGGCGGGCCTGGCTGATGTCGTCGAGCGCATCGCCGATCTTGCCGAATTCCGCCGGCACCATGCCTTCAGAGATCGAATGGCCGCGCCGGTCGCGGACCAGGAACCAGAGGTCGGGCGTCTCTGCGCGCAGCTTCTGGAGATCCCGGGTCGGTCGCAGCATCAGCCCGCCGCCGACATCGCGCGTGACGGCCTGCGTGACGACGTCGATGGCGTGTTCCTCGTCGCGGTCGTCGAGCAACAGCCCGGTCAGAAACAGCGTGCTCATGACGAGCAGCGTCAACAGCGCGAGCAGTCCTGCCTGCAGCGGCACCAGCCAGCGGATCAGGCGCGAGCGCAGCGAATGGGCGGCGGCGCTTCCGCTCATGCGGTCTGCTTCAGGAGATAGCCGACACCGCGGATCGAGTGAATCTCGACGCCGGTCTCGGCCTCGGCGAGCTTGCGGCGGAGCCTCGAGATGTGGGTGTCGAGCGCGTTCGGCTGCACCTCGTCGTCGAAATTGTACACCGCCTCCTCGAGCGCGCTTCGCAGCACGGTGCGGCCGAGCCGCCGCAGCAGCGTTTCCAGCACCAGAAGCTCGCGGCGGGGCAGGTCGAGCGGCTGGCCCGCGACGTCGGCCTCGCGATGGTGAAAGTCGAAGGTGAGGCGACCGGCCTTGACGAAGTCCGAGCGCATGTCGGCCGGCCGGCGCAGCACCGCGCGCAGCCGGGCCATCAGTTCCTCGACCGCGAAGGGCTTTGCCAGATAGTCGTCGGCGCCGCCGTCGAGTCCGGCGATGCGGTCAGCAAGCTCGCCGCGCGCGGTCAGCACGATGATCGGCACGCCCTCGGCCTTGGCCCGCAGCGTCGGAATCAGCGAAAGGCCGTCGCCGTCGGGGAGCTGGCGGTCGAGCAGCACCGCGCGATGCAGGTCGCCGGAAATCACGTCCTTCGCCTCGGCCAGCGTCGGGACATGGTCGACCACCATGTCATAGCCCTTCAGGGCCGAGGTGAGCGCCGCGGCCATTCCGGTTTCATCTTCGACGAGCAGAATTCGCATGCGAGGCATCCAGGTTCCTGCGGCCAGTCCTAGCGGCCTAGCATTGCGGCTACCTTGCGGGAAAGCCCCGGCGAGTTGCGGCACGTTCACCGCGCGGAGCAGGG
This genomic interval from Bradyrhizobium sp. NP1 contains the following:
- a CDS encoding response regulator transcription factor; this translates as MRILLVEDETGMAAALTSALKGYDMVVDHVPTLAEAKDVISGDLHRAVLLDRQLPDGDGLSLIPTLRAKAEGVPIIVLTARGELADRIAGLDGGADDYLAKPFAVEELMARLRAVLRRPADMRSDFVKAGRLTFDFHHREADVAGQPLDLPRRELLVLETLLRRLGRTVLRSALEEAVYNFDDEVQPNALDTHISRLRRKLAEAETGVEIHSIRGVGYLLKQTA
- a CDS encoding HAMP domain-containing sensor histidine kinase — encoded protein: MSGSAAAHSLRSRLIRWLVPLQAGLLALLTLLVMSTLFLTGLLLDDRDEEHAIDVVTQAVTRDVGGGLMLRPTRDLQKLRAETPDLWFLVRDRRGHSISEGMVPAEFGKIGDALDDISQARLGWQMFDDDPRKPAARMKRVSTAAGTVLILTATQGPMSFTKALLATSIAFVSFALPSLALMTLATFLATPIVVRRALAGLDAAASKARQIDIHKRGTRLPTQGVPAEVTPLVTAVNDALKRLDDGYVRHQRFIADAAHELRTPIAILTTRLESLPPSADKTRLAEDAARLATLAEQLLDIQRLDQHRNPFTTIDLVGLGRRVTADLAPLAIAAGYDLAFDAADARIATRGDQMALERALTNLVQNAIQHGGRRGTISIRVSHPATIEVSDQGDGIPEEQQALIFEPFYRVHPLDRGAGLGLNMVREIVHLHGGEITVIDSTDGGACFRMALPPTA